In Lycium ferocissimum isolate CSIRO_LF1 chromosome 11, AGI_CSIRO_Lferr_CH_V1, whole genome shotgun sequence, a single genomic region encodes these proteins:
- the LOC132037115 gene encoding sucrose synthase-like, whose product MAASSLSIKDRLEESILARPDEISALKSRVETEGKGVMKPLDLLNHLISVNTKKNGVNVGASALVEVLSCSQEAVIVPPQLALAVRPRPGVWEYVSLNLKTKKVAELSIPKYLQLKENAVDESGNVLEMDFEPFTTVTPPKTLSDSIGNGLEFLNRHIASTMFHDKEIAKCLLDFLRQHNYKGKSLMVKESIQSLESFQYVLKKAEEYLHTLNPETPYSNFESKFEEIGLERGWGNTAQRVQETICHLLHLLEAPNASSLENFLGRIPLVFNVVILTPHGYFAQENVLGYPDTGGQVVYILDQVPAMEREMLLRLKLQGLDDILPRILVVTRLLPDAVGTTCGERMEKVYGAEHSHIIRVPFRTEKGMLRKWISRFEVWPYMETFTEDVAEELVKELQAKPDLIIGNYSEGNLAASLLAKKFGATQCTIAHALEKTKYPNSDLYWKKFDDKYHFSSQFSADLFAMNHTDFIITSTFQEIAGSKNTVGQYESHTAFTMPGLYRVVHGIDSFDPKFNIVSPGADMSIYFPYTEKEKRLTNFHPEIEELLYSPVENKEHLCVLKDRNKPILFTMARLDRVKNLTGLVEWYAKNARLRELVNLVVVGGDRRKESKDLEEQAEMKKMYDLIETYNLNGQFRWISSQMNRIRNGELYRYIADTRGAFVQPAFYEAFGLTVVESMTCGLPTFATCNGGPFEIIVHGKSGFHIDPNQGDKNADLLVNFFEKSKEDPSYWDNISKGGLQRIIEKYTWQIYSQKVMTLSGIYGFWKYATTNDKVASAKKRYLEMFYELMFKKAAEKVPLAIDE is encoded by the exons ATGGCAGCTAGTAGTCTTAGCATTAAGGACCGTTTGGAGGAATCCATTTTGGCTCGTCCAGATGAAATTTCGGCACTCAAGTCAAG GGTTGAAACTGAAGGGAAAGGGGTCATGAAACCACTTGATCTCTTGAACCATTTGATTTCTGTGAATACTAAGAAGAATGGAGTAAATGTTGGTGCCAGTGCACTCGTGGAAGTTCTCAGTTGCAGCCAAGAAGCTGTGATTGTACCACCACAACTTGCACTAGCTGTACGTCCAAGGCCCGGTGTGTGGGAGTATGTGTCACTGAATCTTAAGACAAAGAAAGTGGCTGAATTGAGCATCCCCAAATACCTTCAATTGAAAGAGAACGCTGTCGATGAAAG TGGAAACGTCTTGGAAATGGATTTTGAGCCATTTACTACTGTAACTCCTCCAAAGACACTTTCTGACTCCATTGGTAATGGTTTGGAGTTTCTTAATCGCCATATTGCTTCAACAATGTTCCATGACAAGGAGATTGCCAAGTGCCTCCTTGACTTTCTCAGACAGCATAACTACAAAGGAAAG TCATTGATGGTGAAAGAAAGCATCCAAAGCCTGGAAAGTTTCCAATATGTCCTGAAAAAAGCAGAGGAATATCTGCACACTCTGAATCCAGAAACTCCATACTCCAACTTTGAATCGAAATTTGAAGAGATTGGCTTGGAAAGAGGGTGGGGAAACACTGCTCAACGCGTGCAAGAAACAATCTGTCATTTGTTGCACCTCCTTGAGGCTCCTAATGCATCTTCCTTGGAAAATTTCCTTGGAAGAATCCCATTGGTTTTCAATGTTGTCATTCTCACCCCTCATGGTTATTTCGCTCAAGAAAACGTCCTTGGTTATCCCGACACTGGTGGCCAG GTTGTGTACATTCTTGATCAAGTTCCAGCCATGGAGCGTGAGATGCTTCTCCGTTTGAAGCTTCAAGGACTTGATGATATCCTCCCCCGGATCCTTGTT GTAACAAGGCTGCTGCCTGATGCAGTTGGAACCACTTGTGGTGAGCGCATGGAGAAAGTATATGGGGCAGAGCATTCTCATATTATTCGTGTTCCATTTAGAACTGAGAAAGGAATGTTGCGCAAATGGATCTCAAGATTCGAAGTCTGGCCATACATGGAAACTTTCACTGAG GATGTCGCGGAAGAACTTGTCAAAGAGCTGCAAGCTAAACCAGACTTGATCATTGGAAACTACAGTGAGGGAAACCTTGCTGCCTCCTTGTtggctaagaaatttggggCTACTCAATGCACAATAGCTCATGCCTTGGAGAAAACCAAGTATCCAAACTCTGACCTTTACTGGAAGAAATTTGATGACAAGTATCATTTCTCAAGTCAGTTCAGTGCTGATCTTTTTGCGATGAATCACACTGATTTCATCATCACCAGCACTTTCCAAGAAATCGCTGGAAG CAAGAATACTGTAGGGCAGTATGAGAGCCACACTGCTTTTACCATGCCTGGATTGTACCGAGTAGTCCATGGAATTGATTCATTTGATCCAAAGTTCAACATTGTCTCCCCTGGGGCTGATATGTCAATCTACTTCCCTTACACAGAGAAGGAAAAAAGGCTAACCAATTTCCACCCGGAAATTGAAGAACTACTCTACAGTCCTGTTGAGAACAAAGAGCACCT ATGTGTGTTGAAGGACCGGAACAAGCCAATTCTCTTTACCATGGCAAGGCTAGATCGCGTGAAGAATCTAACAGGGCTCGTTGAATGGTATGCCAAGAATGCAAGGCTGAGAGAGCTTGTTAACCTTGTGGTTGTTGGTGGAGACAGAAGGAAAGAATCCAAGGATTTGGAAGAGCAAGCAGAGATGAAGAAAATGTATGACCTTATTGAAACCTACAACCTGAATGGACAATTCAGGTGGATTTCTTCTCAGATGAATCGTATAAGGAACGGAGAGCTTTACCGATATATTGCAGACACGAGGGGTGCTTTCGTTCAGCCAGCTTTCTACGAGGCTTTCGGTTTGACAGTTGTTGAATCCATGACTTGTGGTTTGCCAACTTTTGCTACTTGTAATGGTGGACCATTTGAGATTATAGTGCATGGAAAATCTGGATTCCACATTGACCCTAATCAGGGTGACAAGAATGCTGATCTTTTGGTCAATTTCTTTGAGAAATCCAAAGAAGATCCAAGTTATTGGGATAACATTTCCAAGGGAGGCCTACAACGTATCATTGAGAA GTATACATGGCAAATTTATTCACAGAAAGTGATGACATTATCTGGGATTTATGGATTCTGGAAGTATGCAACCACAAATGACAAAGTTGCTAGTGCAAAGAAGCGCTATCTCGAAATGTTTTATGAACTTATGTTTAAGAAAGCT GCTGAGAAAGTTCCACTGGCTATTGATGAATAG
- the LOC132038471 gene encoding uncharacterized protein LOC132038471 — MWVHCHGQLLTSDRLLKWGISVDPICSLCQQCPKTKEHLFIECSFTSQIWARILAWIQRDSYSYTCWEQYLDWAVSCAKGKSQRAVVFKIVFAETVYAIWVERNLRVFEKRFRDGDSIAREVAYVSNVRAPVGVKQMLQSCVF; from the coding sequence ATGTGGGTGCACTGCCATGGACAACTCCTCACCTCCGACAGACTACTTAAATGGGGCATCAGTGTGGATCCAATATGCTCTCTCTGCCAACAATGTCCTAAAACCAAAGAGCATTTGTTTATAGAGTGTTCCTTCACCAGCCAAATTTGGGCCAGAATCTTAGCATGGATACAAAGGGACAGCTACAGCTACACTTGTTGGGAGCAGTACCTGGACTGGGCTGTCTCATGCGCAAAGGGGAAATCACAAAGAGCTGTGGTGTTCAAGATAGTCTTTGCAGAAACTGTATACGCGATATGGGTGGAAAGAAATTTGAGGGTCTTCGAGAAGAGATTTCGGGATGGTGATAGTATTGCTAGAGAGGTggcttatgtttcaaatgttagaGCACCTGTTGGAGTAAAGCAAATGCTCCAGAGTTGTGTCTTTTGA